Part of the Tepiditoga spiralis genome, CAAGAGGATTAATAGATACTTATGGATTAAATCCATCAAAACATCTTTTATTTACAACCGATCCAGAAAATGGAGTTTTAAGAAAAATAGCTATTGAAGAAGATATTAGAACTTTAGAAATACCTCAAAATGTTGGAGGAAGATTTAGCGTTTTAACTCCTGTTGGCTTACTCTCTGCTATGGCTGGAAATATTGATATAATTGATTTATTTAATGGTGCAAGAGATATGCAAAAAATACTAAATAATAAAAATGTATGGGAAAATCCTGCTGCATTAAATGCTTTAATACACTTTATTTTAAATAAAAAAGGATTTTCTATGTCTGTAATGATGCCTTATTCAAATAGATTATATCTACTTGCAGATTGGTATCGTCAACTTTGGGCAGAAAGCATTGGAAAAAAAGTTAATTTAAAAGGTGAAGTTGTAAATGTTGGACAAACACCTATAAAAGCACTTGGTGCAACAGATCAACATTCACAAGTTCAATTGTACAATGAAGGACCTAATGATAAGATTATTACTTTCTTAAAATTAGAAAACTTTGAAAGAGATATAACTATTCCTTCAATTCATTCAGATATTGAAGCATTAAAATACCTTGGAGGAAAGAAACTTTCTGAACTATTAAATACAGAATTAACTGGTACTGAATATGCTTTGGTTGAACACAATAGACCAAATATGAAAATAATATTCCCTGCAATAAATGCATATAATATAGGTCAATTCCTATTTATGTATGAGTTTTCAACCGCAGTTATGGGAAGTTTACTAGAAATAAACCCTTATGATCAACCTGGTGTTGAATTGGGTAAAAAAGTAACTTATGCTTTAATGGGAAGAAAAGGTTATGAAGAAATGGCAAGTGATGTCAATAAAAAGTTAAGTGAAAAAAAGAAGGTTATAATATGATAATAGGACTTACTGGACCAGCTGGTTCTGGAAAGTCTACTGTTTCTAACATAATAAAAGAAAATTATAAAAATGTTGAAATAATTGATGTTGATAGGGTGGGACACTACGTACTCACCCTTTCTTTTGTTAAACAAGAGTTGAAAAAAGTTTTTGGAAGTGATATATTTGAATGTTATAGAGAAATATCTGAAAAAGAATTATTACAAAAAAATATTTCCAGAAAAAAATTGGGACAATTAGTCTTTTCTAATAAAGAAAATTTAAAAAAACTTAATGCCATAGTTCATCCCGTTATTTTTAATGAAATTAAAAATAATATAAAAATTTTATTAAAAAAATATGATATAATAGTAATTGACGCTGCTTTATTAAATGAAATAGGATTAAGTAAATTGTGTAATAAAATAATCTATGTAACTGCCCCCAAAGAATTACGAATAAAAAGACTTGTAGAAAACAGGCACTTACCTTTAAATACAGCACAAAGTATTGTTAAATCACAAAAAAATATGTTATTTGAATTTTTTGATTATAAAATTATTAATGATTGTGACAAACAAACCTTAAAAAAAATTGTTGCCAACATATTAAATTAAATTCAGGGAGGTGTAGTTGGTGAAAAAGTTATTGGTAGTTTTATTAGCATTATTGGTAGTATCTATTGCCTTTTCCGATAAAGTAGTTTTGGAATTCTGGCATGCTATGGGTGGAGGACTTGGTGAAACTTTAGAAACTTTAGTTGAAAATTTCAACAAGGAAAACCCAGATATTGAAATCAAACCTATTTACGTTGGAAATTATGGTGCATTAAACCAAAAGTTACTTTCTACTATAACAGCTTACAACCAAGGATCTAAAGATGGTCTTCCAGTTATTGCACAATCTTATTCTAACTGGACAGCAAAATTTTTATTTTCAAAAGTTATTCAAGATTTAAATGGTTATATCTTAGACGATCCACAAATGAAAAAAGTTTGGGATACGCAAGTTTATGATGTATTTAAAGATATGACAATGTGGGGAGATAAAATATATGCTATTCCATTCAATAAATCAACCTATGTCTACTATTACAACACAGACTTATTTGACTTATATGGTATAGAACCACCAAAAACATATGAAGACTTTATGGATACTTTAAACACTTTAAATGAAGATATTGATGGCGATGGTCAAATCGATCAATATGGTATAGGTATTAGAACAACTGTTGATGATTTTCAAACTTTCTTGTATGGAATGAATGGAAAAGTTTTAGATTATGCAGGAAATGGACAATACAAAATAGTTTTAGATAAAGATTTAACAATAAAAACTCTTGAAATGCTTCATAATATAAAAGCAAACGATTTAGCAATAATGCAAGGTGGATATTTAAATGATCCATTTGGATCAGGACAAATAGCAGCTTACATGGGTACAATAGCTGGAAAAAAATATGTTGATAAATCATCAAGAGGAAAACATGGCTGGAATTGGGCTTACTTGCCATCAGTTGATGGAAAACCACATTCACCAATTGCTGGTACAGATTTAATCATGTTTAATTGGGGAACAAAAGCTCAAAGTGACGCAGCTTGGAGATTCATGAAATATTGGTTAGATCCAATCAATCAAGCTTATTGGGCAATAAATTCTGGTTACGTTCCTGTTAGAAAAGATGTTGTTGAAACAGAACAATGGAAAAAATATGTAGCAAATGATGAAAAACCAGTAATAGCTTTAAATACTCTTAAAACAGCTGTTGCAGATCCTAAACCAGCTGCATGGTATGATATAAGAAAAGAATTCGGAAGCATCTTTACTAATTATTTAAACGATCAATTTGGTGCTGAAGAAGCTTACAACAGAATGATTACATCATTAAAAACTATGTTAGATGAAACCAATGAATTAGCAAAATAAACAAGAACAAAAAACCGGTTGTATAAACAACCGGTTTTTTTATTAAAAATTAATATTTTCAATATCCTCAATTATTTTATCTATTTTTTTAATAAAATCCACATATAACTCCAAAAAATTATACTTTAAAATATCTTCTACTTTTACTTTAAAAATCGATAGTATTCTTTGATTTATCTTCATTGCTGGATCTTTGTATGTTTTTTGTATATTTTCATACTTTAAAATAATTTTATCTTTGAATATTGATCCAATCTCTGTTGCCAAAGCTTTTTGAGAAAAACTATATTTTTTAGGCATTAAAAATACTATATTTACTTCTCCATTAAATGGATAAAAAAACACATTAGAATTCCACTTTTTATAATTTTTTACTATAAAGTTAACCTTTTCTTCAGTCATATACTTATACAGTGAAAAGTACCTTTCACCACGTATTTTTTCAGAAAAAGTAAGTTTTTTTATTAAAGTTTCGTTACCCTCTAGTTTATAAGCATATACTTTAAAAGGTGATTGACATATTCCACCTATAATTTCAGTTTTTACACTTATACCATAATTTTCAGCTATATTCACATAATCTTTTTCTATTTTTTCTGTATTTTTAGAAACAA contains:
- a CDS encoding glucose-6-phosphate isomerase, whose amino-acid sequence is MKGIKFDFTNLFKPNVNSGVTEAEIDDYKEEITKIIENIFEEKPGFLDVPFTRKWTDSVLDIKNWVQKFESVVILGIGGSALGNQALQTALNPLNYNSMSKEERKSPKVFIIDNVDPDFVSSILDQINPKTTLFNVISKSGTTAEAMSNYLIARGLIDTYGLNPSKHLLFTTDPENGVLRKIAIEEDIRTLEIPQNVGGRFSVLTPVGLLSAMAGNIDIIDLFNGARDMQKILNNKNVWENPAALNALIHFILNKKGFSMSVMMPYSNRLYLLADWYRQLWAESIGKKVNLKGEVVNVGQTPIKALGATDQHSQVQLYNEGPNDKIITFLKLENFERDITIPSIHSDIEALKYLGGKKLSELLNTELTGTEYALVEHNRPNMKIIFPAINAYNIGQFLFMYEFSTAVMGSLLEINPYDQPGVELGKKVTYALMGRKGYEEMASDVNKKLSEKKKVII
- the coaE gene encoding dephospho-CoA kinase (Dephospho-CoA kinase (CoaE) performs the final step in coenzyme A biosynthesis.), which encodes MIIGLTGPAGSGKSTVSNIIKENYKNVEIIDVDRVGHYVLTLSFVKQELKKVFGSDIFECYREISEKELLQKNISRKKLGQLVFSNKENLKKLNAIVHPVIFNEIKNNIKILLKKYDIIVIDAALLNEIGLSKLCNKIIYVTAPKELRIKRLVENRHLPLNTAQSIVKSQKNMLFEFFDYKIINDCDKQTLKKIVANILN
- a CDS encoding ABC transporter substrate-binding protein, which translates into the protein MKKLLVVLLALLVVSIAFSDKVVLEFWHAMGGGLGETLETLVENFNKENPDIEIKPIYVGNYGALNQKLLSTITAYNQGSKDGLPVIAQSYSNWTAKFLFSKVIQDLNGYILDDPQMKKVWDTQVYDVFKDMTMWGDKIYAIPFNKSTYVYYYNTDLFDLYGIEPPKTYEDFMDTLNTLNEDIDGDGQIDQYGIGIRTTVDDFQTFLYGMNGKVLDYAGNGQYKIVLDKDLTIKTLEMLHNIKANDLAIMQGGYLNDPFGSGQIAAYMGTIAGKKYVDKSSRGKHGWNWAYLPSVDGKPHSPIAGTDLIMFNWGTKAQSDAAWRFMKYWLDPINQAYWAINSGYVPVRKDVVETEQWKKYVANDEKPVIALNTLKTAVADPKPAAWYDIRKEFGSIFTNYLNDQFGAEEAYNRMITSLKTMLDETNELAK
- a CDS encoding DUF4895 domain-containing protein, whose product is MDELIKECVSHLKNNKGKLADEFQHLVYITVHDKDDKFPYITYYIDEEGRYLKVFGPDSPKSVMSTMFNIVSKNTEKIEKDYVNIAENYGISVKTEIIGGICQSPFKVYAYKLEGNETLIKKLTFSEKIRGERYFSLYKYMTEEKVNFIVKNYKKWNSNVFFYPFNGEVNIVFLMPKKYSFSQKALATEIGSIFKDKIILKYENIQKTYKDPAMKINQRILSIFKVKVEDILKYNFLELYVDFIKKIDKIIEDIENINF